DNA sequence from the Pedobacter schmidteae genome:
ACATTTTCAGATGAGGTTGCCCCATCCTACAAGGTTTGCACCAACTTCCCCAAAAATCTAACAACACCAGTTTCCCACGTTTACTCTTTAGATCAAAACTTTTCCCCCCGGTGGTTGTGCCTTTAAAGCTCGCGGCGATGGTACCTGCGGCTGTGACTTTAAGTGATTCTACTTTTTTATTGACCTTAGCAGCTAATGAAGTATGCTTATAAAGTTCAGATAAATTATTATAAGCAGCAATATATTGATCCGCTGTATAAAAATTTGACATACGACTAAGGAAGTATAAACTTGTAAAAGATGTAGGATAATCTTCAATATATCCTTTTTGTTTAGCGATAATCTGTCGGGAAATACGCTGGCCTTTATCGATCAGTGACCTCAACAAGATGCTATCTTTTTTTTCAAGTGACATGATTTCACGTCTTATAAGAAAATCCTGCTTGATTAAAATTGCAGTAGCCCGTCTATAAACGGCAAATTCTTTGTTCTCCTGATCAGCTATTACTACAGTTGAAAGTATATCATCAGGGCTTGTTTCAAGTTTGATTGGTGATTTATAAATAATCAGTTCTATCCCCATTGCCCTAATACTGGCCTGTCGTCCAGAAATACTTCCCATAGCTTCACAGGCTAAATTAGCAATAACAGGTTCATCCTGTGCCTTCACATGAAAGGCAAACTTGCCGTTCAACACCTGTTTTTCATAAAGCTGCGTCTGTCCGGTTACCGAACTAAAAGAGAGGGTCAGCCTACAGCTGTCCCTCCCGTTTATATGGCCACTTACTAAAATACTATCGCCCTGTGCAAAGGATAAGGATACATAGAACAGTAAGCTCAAGCAAAGTCCAACACTTTGAATACATTTCAGTTTTCTCATTACTGTGGTTTATAAACCATATCAATAATTTTTCCTATCCCAGGAAACTTCTTAGCTGTTGAAGTGACATCACCTGTGGGTGCCAGATTCAAATAATAAACGGTACCATTTTCACCTTCATTAACTCCGGCTACCAATACTGTATTCAACATCCCCAGTACAGCAACATTTGCTCCAGCTCCAGGTGCATCATATACCTTACGGGCAGCGTTCATCTCTAAATCATATACATAGATCTTCTGATCAACCGCATAATAGATCAGTGGTAAAGTAGCAGAAACTGCAAAACTGGAGGCTCTATCTATATCAGGGACATTTAACATTTGCTGATATTTGACTGCGGGTGTACCGTTAGAATTGATCACATAAAAATGGAAGCTATTATTGGCTAAATTTTTACAAATAGCATAATAATGATCTGTTACCGGTGCAGCACGCATAAACACCATTTTTTTGCCAATGTTATTCATATCAAATGGGTCTACTTTAGCATCATAAGGAAATGCGGTCAGTTCAGATTTGTTGGCTGGTAGCTGTAAAAATCTCCCATTTTTTTCGTCATAAATGATACCTGGGTATCTGGAACCAACGGCCATAAATGGTGCTGCGCGATAATCACCAGAAACCTTATCACCAAATCTCGTTGGTGGAGGTACAGCGGTTGCCATAAAATATAAATCACCATTGTTAATGATATACTCTCTGCTGTCTCTATTTTTCATAAAATAGAGCTGAGGCGCCAAAACTGCTGGTTTTTCGAAAAACAAAGAGTTATAGTCTATAATTTTGGCAAAATCATTCCCTTTCAATTGCAAGATATCTGTATTACTTTGTAAAAACACCTTTTGCTCCTGTTGTCCAAAATAAGTATATACTCTATTGGCACCACCAGGAATTGCATTACCATTGGTCCGTTTATAAATTTCGTCATAAACTTTATCTCCAGGCGTAATCATGTCAATATCGGTATTGGCACCTCGTTTATTTAAGACAACCCAGCCCTGAGAAAATGGCGTAACAATTTTTAAATCAAACGTCCTGAAGTCGCTAATACCTGTTGCCGGATCTGTTACTTTCAGGATTACCTCATAGGCATTTACTGAAGGTTCTTCCTCCACTACAATGGCTAGCCTTTTTTCTGTCGACAGTTGTTTCGTAAGGCCAGTTATCGGTGAATAAATTTTCCATTCGTAAGTCAATTTACTGTTTTCATCAGATTTGGTAATTACCGGAGCTATTTTTAAGGAATCAAACTTCATTAGTGTAAAGTCCGGTATAGAATCTATATTAACCTTATTTAGCTTTTTGTAATCGTAATTGCCTTCATCTTTGGCACACCCTGCGATCATTAATGTTGCGGTACAGAAAAGGCAAATGATATAAATATATAATTTCATCAGTATATGTTTTAATTTGGAAATACAACCCTATTGTCCAGTTCATCCATCATTGGACCATTAATTTTCTCGTAATCTGCCAGCACATTTTTAAGTCTTAATTTAAAGAAGACCATCTGGCTGTATGGAATCTCTTCGGGATATACAAACTTTGATAAGCCTAGTGTACTAAAGATAAAAGCAAATTTCCTCTGACTAAAAACGCCAAAAAAGACGGCAAGTCTGGAGTCCCAGTTATCTGGTTTAGAGAAGAAGTCATTGATCTTTATTTTGTAATCCAGCTGACTCACAATACCAGGTTTAAAATCTTTAGATTCTACGATACTCAATTTCAAAAAAACTTCTTTTTTTAGCAGATCTGGATTACGCATCACCAATATTGGTAGTTTCACTTTAACCGCATTGGCCGGCATCACATAAGTCATCAGTTTATAATGTGTGCCTTCAACTGCGGTGCTTTGTTCAGCAACCTTTAAATTGATTTCACGGGCTGATTTACTGGTTTTACCCATGGTATGAACATTTAAATAAACAGTATCTTCCTTTAAATTCAACGGCTTTATAGCAAAAGAGAAAGAAGTACTGTCGTTATTATCTGCATTTGTCTTTTTCTCAAAGTAAAGATTTGCCGCATCATCATAGGTAATCAATTTATCTTTGGTACAGGAGCCTAATACGACAAAGATCAATGTGCAGCATGAAATGGCTAATTTCTTTCTCGATTTATTTATTTCTGAATTCATACTCATTATCTGGAATAGGTAAAACATAAATTTTATTACTGGTATTAATTGATGAACCTGGAATACGTGCAAAGTTCAGTCGCTTATAGTAGTAGAACAGCTGTCCTTCACTAAAAAACTCTTTACGGTATTCCTTCAAGATCTCATCCTTTACCCCGTCTATAGTAAAATTGGTAGATAGTGCTGCGAGGCCACGGTTTAGGCGTACCTCATTGATATAACCAATGGCAGTAACCGGGTTGCTTTCACACTCGGCCAATATGTAAAACATCTCGGAAATACGAATAAGAGGCATAAGCCTGATAAAAGCATCACCATCTCTTACATTACTCCCATATTCCTGCCAGAATTTTGAATGATATCTCGTTGCCTGATCAATCTCCCATAAATAGACGTACCTGAAATCCGTTGATCCACCTGCAGAGACCTCAAAAGCAGTTTTTATATTAGTTTCAGTATTGTTTAGCTCAGTAGAACCACTACCACCAGTTTGAAATTTAAAATATTCAGCTACGGGTTCATTCAGTTTTGTGATGTACAAAGAAAAAATATGTTCTGTTGAAAATGTGCGATCCTTCCGGTTACCTGTAAGCTCTGCAGTTGTGATGAACTTATGTTTTTTAGCATCTACCACAGATTTGGCCATTAATGCTGCATTTACTTTATCATCCATAAACAAGTAAACACGAGCAAGCAGTGCTCTTACTGCCAGATAGTTCATCCGATTGGTACGAAATCTAGCCAGATCATCACCGCTTGAAACGGCATTATTAATGGGGTCTGACTTTTCTAACAAGGACTCCGCCTCTTTAAGATCTGCAATAATCTGTGTTAGCGTTTCTGAAACGGTTGATACTTTTGTCACTGTGGTACTAAAATGTTTTACATAGGGTATCCCCTCAGCAGTGCTCCCTCCACGATATGCGGGGGCAAAAAGTCGTAATAAATCAAAATGCATAAAAGCACGTAATGCCAAAGTTTCACCTTTTATAATATTGTAATTACTTGCTGCAAAAACAGTCTTTTTGGCTTCAATATGTCCTAATATATTATTTGCATTTGCTATGGTATTATACATCACATTCCATACTTTATCAATACGTGGTTTAATCTTTATATTTTCATAATCATAGCGTACGGCATAATAAAAATTATGATTGATATTACTTACTGCATAACGTTGGGCCAGCACATCAACAAATCCCATAGTCATATTATCGGCATATAAATCCCTTGTTGACATTTTAGAGTAAATGCCCAATAATGCGTCTTTAAATCCCTGCTCATTTATTAGCAGGTCATCTTGTTTAATCTGTGAAGCAGGACTAACATCCAACCATTTATTACAACTGCTTAAGCCTAAGGTCAGCCATACCATAGCAAAACCAACCATAAATATTTTAATCGCTTTCATAATTTTAATTATAAAGTTGTTCTTAAGGAAAAGGAAACTGAACGGGCAAAAGGATAATCCAGACCACGTTCTTGTTTTACCGAAGAGATTCTGAAAACATCATTCATATAAAAAGACAACTTCAGATTCTGTAATTTTATTTTTTTCAGGAATTTTTGTTCGAAATCATAAGAAAGAGAGGCCGACTGTAAAGAGAATACATTTTCATCCTGAATAAATCTTGAGGATGCTTTTGTTCTGGTTTTGTCTTTTACATCTTTAAAAAATGTAATATCTCCAGGCTTGGTCCACCTTTGTTCATAAACTCTCCTGTCGGTGTTAAATTCCGGGTCTACATTCTCAACCCTGTTAATCAAAGTAGAATTGTATACTTCAGCACCATATGCGTAGGCAAAAATCACATTCAGCGTAAAACCTTTATAACCTCCAAATGTACCAAGGCGACCTTCTACATCTGCTTCCCGATTGCCCATTGCCCGTTTATCGGCAGCATCCCAGATATAAGTGAGCGACCCATCCTTCTTAATAAATACCTCTTTACCATTACTTGGATCAATTCCTTTTGAGGGTACTACCCAAATGGTATTTACAGAATAACCTTCTTCCAGCTTTACTTTTGGCAAAGTCTGGTCGCCACCATCCTGGTCTGCATTTAGTTTTTTAAATATACTGCCTACATTTTTTATTTTATTGCGGTTTCGTACAGCCGAAGCAGAAATCCCTAAGTGGAAATTTCTCCTGTTATCCAATTTAATCAGGTTAAACCTTGAGCTGATTTCGAATCCACGATTTAATAATTCTCCAAAATTTGCCTTATAACTTTCAAATCCAACTGATGGAGGAGCAGTAATATCTGCCAGAGCATTTTTAGTTATATCACGATAGTAGTTAGCAGATACATCTAAGCGTTCATCGAAAATTAGAAAATCAACACCAATGTTTGTGCTCAATTTATTCTGCCACTTTAGATTGTCATCTCCCAACGCACGAAGAAATGCACCTACGCCAACCCTATAGTTCATATCTGTAAAATAACCATAGGTGGTCATCGCCTGATAGGCTGGAACATTTAAACCTCCCTGGGAACCATAACTTCCTCTAACTTTAAACAGATTAACAAAATCAAACTGTTTCATGAATTCTTCCTTGTGCATATTCCAACCCAGCCCTACAGACCAAAATTGTCCGAAACGGCTTTTTGCTCCAAATTGAGAAGAGCCATCCATCCTGAAAGATGCATCAAGCAGGTACTTCTCCATATAAGCATAATTCAGATTGGAGAAAAATCCAATCCTCCGGGCCACTTCTTCTAAACCACCTGGAGTACCATTTTTAAGGTATTGCATGGCAAAAGTAATGTCAGACAGCCTATCATTTGGAAATCCCTCTGCATCAAAAGAATTAAAGTTTCTAGAATTTTCAGCCATGTTAACCCCACCCGCTGCGTACAGCGTATGCTTGCCATATGCCTTACCAAAGTTAAAGGCCAGGTTTCCTTCATAATTCAGCATCTTACCATTTTTTATCGCATAAGAGCCTCTTCTGAAAAAGTCAGTAGTACTATAATTTACAAAAGCAGTGTGCTGAGCTGGCAGAAACAGTTCGGATGATGAATTGTTCTTTGTCAAGCTAAAGTTAGCGACCAAACGCAGTGGCCTGGTTACAAACCATTCGGCAGTAAAATTATTTACGAATTCATTATAGGTACTGAAATCTTTAGTATTCAATGTTGTATTGTAAATGGGATTTGTTCGTATCACAGGAAGACCAAACTTATCAATACGCTCCTTTTCAAGTGTTGGACGCACACGTCCAAACTCATCATGGATACTCCAGTATGGATTAAGCAGCGCGTATTGTCCATAGGCTCCATAGGGTGAAGCGTTAGCTGTATTGGAATTAATGGTGAGGGAATTTCTAAATTTAAACTGCTCAAACTGGTAAGACAGGAAAAATTCACCAGAGTAATTTGTTCTGTCAGATCCCTTCATTACCCCCTGTTCCTTCCCTCCTGTAAATTGTAAACCATAACGGACAAAATCATCTCCGCCCTCGGCGTAAATGGTACTTCTATTGGTATATCCGGTACGTACAGGCTGGGCAAGCCAATCGGTATTTACACCTCTTACCACTTCTTTAAAACGAAGATGATAGAGCTCTTCTTTTACTTGCGGAAATCCATCCTCTTCAGAACCAAATAGACCAGCATTTTTTTCCAGTTTTAATTTATCTGTAGCATTTAAAAGATCGTAACCACTGAGATCAGGTGCCGAAACTTTTAAATCATTATTAAAAGTAATATTCAACTTACCTTTTTTAGGTTTAATCGTTTCGATAACCATAACCCCATTAGCACCCCTGGAACCATAAATTGCTGTAGCTGCTGCATCTTTTAACAAAGAGACTGATGCAACCCTATTCATATCTAAGTCAAAAACTCTTTGTAATGGTACTTCAAAACCATCCATGATAAACAATGGCTGGTTAGGCTTTCCAGTATATGAGCCTTTTATATCCGGAAATCCGGAACCTCCACGAATCTGGATATCAGGTAATTCATTTATATTAGACCCAATTACAGTATTGTCCATTATACGAAATGAAGGATCTATCCCGGCAATTGCGGCTAATACGTTTTGAGCAGATACTTTTTTCAGGTCTACTGCCGAAATTGTAGTTACTGCACCGGTATAAATTTCTTTCGGTCGTTCAGAAATACCATTGATCACCACCTCTGACAATGCCATTTTCTCAGGCTCCATCCGCACAATATAATTGGTTTTGCCTGTCAGTTCCAATTCCCTTTCTGAGTAGCCGATATACCTAAAAACAAGCACCTTAACATCATCAGCGACTTCAATACTGAACTCTCCCTTATCATTGCTTTTAAAAACTCCAGGTTTCCCTTTAATCGTTATACTTGCATTGGGCAAAGGAAGTCCCATTTCATCAATGACTTTTCCTTTTACCGGCGCTTCTTTTAGGTATTCGACTATCTTATTGAGCAGCGAAGGTTCGCGATAACGAACCATAATTGTCTTGTCCTTAATGGTGTAAACAAAATTTTGTCCGGTAAGAATAGTTCTCAAAGCCTCTTCTAAAGGCTTATTATAGACATTAACATCTATTTTACTTAATTCAGCGACCTTATCAGGTTGCCAAAGTACATCATATCCAGTTTGACTTCTTAGCATACTGAATACCTCTTCGAGTGCCATATTCTTTTTCTTAATCGTCACCATCTGACCAAAGCTAGCAGCGCTAACATGGACCACAGTAACAAATAGAAATAATGTGATTAATTTAACCTGCATCAGTAATTTCCTTTTATCTGTTTTGCACAGAAATTTAATAATGTAGCCGGGGGGCCTACACCCCTTTTGTGTAATTTTTTTATACATTTGATTGTGTTTAGGTTCTATTTGTAATAGAATGGTTTAGAGACTTTTTTATACGGTAACCTCAATACAATTCCAATGTCCGATAGCCATCGGACATTGTTTTTTTATACTGAAATCTTCTTTAAAAATGTTCGTTTGGTTTCTTTTTTCTTACGCTCATGGTGGTTTAATTGGTTTTAATCAGGCATTACGATAATTTTTTTATCTGTTATTTTAAATTTGACCGGACCGGTTAGTTCCAGCTTTTCCAACAATTCTGCTAAATTTTTAAATCGTGAGACAGTACCACTAAAACGCTGGGATTTCAGCATTTCTGTTTCGTAAATCACATCTACATCATACCATCTACTGATCTTTCGCATGATACTCAGCAGGCTCTCTTTATTAAACATAAAATAATCCTGTTTCCAGGCAATGGACTCTTTAGCGTTAACAGCTTTGATTAGCAATTGATTAGCAGTAACCAGGATAGCCTGCTGATTAGGTTTTAACAAGACACTTTTTTGAGTGCTAAACACCTTTACTGATCCCTCTAATAATGTTGTTCTTGTATCTGGCTCGTCACTATAACTATTGATGTTAAAATGTGTCCCCAGGACCTCAACTTCTTGTTTATCTGTCTGAACAACAAAGGGTAGCTTCCCTTCTGGTTCTGTATGCTTTTTTACTATCCGGTCTTGCTGAGCTACTTCAAAATATGCTTCACCAAATAGCTGTACCCTACGTTCTTTTTGCGTTTGAAATGAGATAGGATAAATTAATTTTGATGCAGCATTTAACCATACCCTGGTTCCATCAGGCAAACGAATTTCATATTGCCCACCCCTGGGTGTTTCAATAGTATTGAACAACTGTTTATCCGTTTTTTCATTACAAGTTGTACAAGTCATATATACCAATTTACCATCGGCTGTTTTACTAATTTTAACCCCTTGTTGTTCGAGTAATTCTTGCTGATTGGCATCATTAAGTGTAACTCTTTTACCATTCGCTAAAGTAAGGACTGCCTTATTTCCACCTGGTGAAATATCATTTTCAATTACTGCGACCTGTAAATCATTTTTTGTCTTCAATAGGAAATAAGAAGCGACACTCAATGAAATAATAATCATTGCTGCAACAGATATGCTCCAACTTAATTTTCTCTTCTTCGCACGCTGTCTATATTGATCATTAAAATTGCTAATTAGACGTGTGTGTAGCTGTTCTTCTGACTGATCAGATCCCATCCAAACTAGTGGTTCATCGCTATCTGTATCATACCATTTGTCAAGTAGTTCCCTTTCTTCTGGTTTAATGATACCCTTTAGCCATTTATCGGCAAGCTGGTTTAACTGATCATTTGTAGGCTTCTTCATTCAGAATAACTATTGTATTCTTATATAGTGTATTAAAAAGTAAGCTTACCCTTAGTTAGCTGTAAAAAAAATAAAAGATCCTGGTGAAAGATTAAAGAATGATGCACTTCTAATGAATCGGATAGTATTACGAAGGTATTTAAGTGCTTTACTGATGTGTGCTTCAACTGTTTTCTGAGAAATATTTAGTTCTTCAGCAATCTTCCTGTCACTAAGCCCATCTTCTCTACTCATACGAAAAACTATTTGGCATTTTTCTGGAAGCATTTGCACGACACTTTCTATCTCGGTTTGAAGATCGGAAAATTGCAACCATTGTTGTGTGGAGTGATCTGGAACTTGTAACTGATAGACATTGTCTGTTGCCTCGTATGGGATTTTTTTATTGGCTGCCAGCTTTGCCATTACTTTATACTTGACAATGGCTGCAATGTAAGTTTGAAAACTATACTGAATTTTTATTCTATGTCTGCTATTCCAAATATCCATAAAGGTATCCTGAACCACTTCTTCAGCATCTGTATCAGAATCTAGTTTTAATGCTGCTTTATAAATCATGCGTTTCCAATATCGATTGTACAATATGGTCAATGCCTCCTCATTGTCCTGAGTTAAGCAATCATAAAGCTCATTATCATTT
Encoded proteins:
- a CDS encoding TlpA disulfide reductase family protein, which produces MRKLKCIQSVGLCLSLLFYVSLSFAQGDSILVSGHINGRDSCRLTLSFSSVTGQTQLYEKQVLNGKFAFHVKAQDEPVIANLACEAMGSISGRQASIRAMGIELIIYKSPIKLETSPDDILSTVVIADQENKEFAVYRRATAILIKQDFLIRREIMSLEKKDSILLRSLIDKGQRISRQIIAKQKGYIEDYPTSFTSLYFLSRMSNFYTADQYIAAYNNLSELYKHTSLAAKVNKKVESLKVTAAGTIAASFKGTTTGGKSFDLKSKRGKLVLLDFWGSWCKPCRMGQPHLKMLSDKYKNKGFEIIGVSNENNKTAVERRAASVKAMLEDGVDWINLLNKDDTDIDVVKTYLITGFPTKILLDEEGKVVLRVTASATDDLDKVLERYYNKRGRF
- a CDS encoding PKD-like family lipoprotein, which translates into the protein MKLYIYIICLFCTATLMIAGCAKDEGNYDYKKLNKVNIDSIPDFTLMKFDSLKIAPVITKSDENSKLTYEWKIYSPITGLTKQLSTEKRLAIVVEEEPSVNAYEVILKVTDPATGISDFRTFDLKIVTPFSQGWVVLNKRGANTDIDMITPGDKVYDEIYKRTNGNAIPGGANRVYTYFGQQEQKVFLQSNTDILQLKGNDFAKIIDYNSLFFEKPAVLAPQLYFMKNRDSREYIINNGDLYFMATAVPPPTRFGDKVSGDYRAAPFMAVGSRYPGIIYDEKNGRFLQLPANKSELTAFPYDAKVDPFDMNNIGKKMVFMRAAPVTDHYYAICKNLANNSFHFYVINSNGTPAVKYQQMLNVPDIDRASSFAVSATLPLIYYAVDQKIYVYDLEMNAARKVYDAPGAGANVAVLGMLNTVLVAGVNEGENGTVYYLNLAPTGDVTSTAKKFPGIGKIIDMVYKPQ
- a CDS encoding DUF4843 domain-containing protein, coding for MNSEINKSRKKLAISCCTLIFVVLGSCTKDKLITYDDAANLYFEKKTNADNNDSTSFSFAIKPLNLKEDTVYLNVHTMGKTSKSAREINLKVAEQSTAVEGTHYKLMTYVMPANAVKVKLPILVMRNPDLLKKEVFLKLSIVESKDFKPGIVSQLDYKIKINDFFSKPDNWDSRLAVFFGVFSQRKFAFIFSTLGLSKFVYPEEIPYSQMVFFKLRLKNVLADYEKINGPMMDELDNRVVFPN
- a CDS encoding RagB/SusD family nutrient uptake outer membrane protein; the encoded protein is MKAIKIFMVGFAMVWLTLGLSSCNKWLDVSPASQIKQDDLLINEQGFKDALLGIYSKMSTRDLYADNMTMGFVDVLAQRYAVSNINHNFYYAVRYDYENIKIKPRIDKVWNVMYNTIANANNILGHIEAKKTVFAASNYNIIKGETLALRAFMHFDLLRLFAPAYRGGSTAEGIPYVKHFSTTVTKVSTVSETLTQIIADLKEAESLLEKSDPINNAVSSGDDLARFRTNRMNYLAVRALLARVYLFMDDKVNAALMAKSVVDAKKHKFITTAELTGNRKDRTFSTEHIFSLYITKLNEPVAEYFKFQTGGSGSTELNNTETNIKTAFEVSAGGSTDFRYVYLWEIDQATRYHSKFWQEYGSNVRDGDAFIRLMPLIRISEMFYILAECESNPVTAIGYINEVRLNRGLAALSTNFTIDGVKDEILKEYRKEFFSEGQLFYYYKRLNFARIPGSSINTSNKIYVLPIPDNEYEFRNK
- a CDS encoding SusC/RagA family TonB-linked outer membrane protein, giving the protein MALEEVFSMLRSQTGYDVLWQPDKVAELSKIDVNVYNKPLEEALRTILTGQNFVYTIKDKTIMVRYREPSLLNKIVEYLKEAPVKGKVIDEMGLPLPNASITIKGKPGVFKSNDKGEFSIEVADDVKVLVFRYIGYSERELELTGKTNYIVRMEPEKMALSEVVINGISERPKEIYTGAVTTISAVDLKKVSAQNVLAAIAGIDPSFRIMDNTVIGSNINELPDIQIRGGSGFPDIKGSYTGKPNQPLFIMDGFEVPLQRVFDLDMNRVASVSLLKDAAATAIYGSRGANGVMVIETIKPKKGKLNITFNNDLKVSAPDLSGYDLLNATDKLKLEKNAGLFGSEEDGFPQVKEELYHLRFKEVVRGVNTDWLAQPVRTGYTNRSTIYAEGGDDFVRYGLQFTGGKEQGVMKGSDRTNYSGEFFLSYQFEQFKFRNSLTINSNTANASPYGAYGQYALLNPYWSIHDEFGRVRPTLEKERIDKFGLPVIRTNPIYNTTLNTKDFSTYNEFVNNFTAEWFVTRPLRLVANFSLTKNNSSSELFLPAQHTAFVNYSTTDFFRRGSYAIKNGKMLNYEGNLAFNFGKAYGKHTLYAAGGVNMAENSRNFNSFDAEGFPNDRLSDITFAMQYLKNGTPGGLEEVARRIGFFSNLNYAYMEKYLLDASFRMDGSSQFGAKSRFGQFWSVGLGWNMHKEEFMKQFDFVNLFKVRGSYGSQGGLNVPAYQAMTTYGYFTDMNYRVGVGAFLRALGDDNLKWQNKLSTNIGVDFLIFDERLDVSANYYRDITKNALADITAPPSVGFESYKANFGELLNRGFEISSRFNLIKLDNRRNFHLGISASAVRNRNKIKNVGSIFKKLNADQDGGDQTLPKVKLEEGYSVNTIWVVPSKGIDPSNGKEVFIKKDGSLTYIWDAADKRAMGNREADVEGRLGTFGGYKGFTLNVIFAYAYGAEVYNSTLINRVENVDPEFNTDRRVYEQRWTKPGDITFFKDVKDKTRTKASSRFIQDENVFSLQSASLSYDFEQKFLKKIKLQNLKLSFYMNDVFRISSVKQERGLDYPFARSVSFSLRTTL
- a CDS encoding FecR family protein; its protein translation is MKKPTNDQLNQLADKWLKGIIKPEERELLDKWYDTDSDEPLVWMGSDQSEEQLHTRLISNFNDQYRQRAKKRKLSWSISVAAMIIISLSVASYFLLKTKNDLQVAVIENDISPGGNKAVLTLANGKRVTLNDANQQELLEQQGVKISKTADGKLVYMTCTTCNEKTDKQLFNTIETPRGGQYEIRLPDGTRVWLNAASKLIYPISFQTQKERRVQLFGEAYFEVAQQDRIVKKHTEPEGKLPFVVQTDKQEVEVLGTHFNINSYSDEPDTRTTLLEGSVKVFSTQKSVLLKPNQQAILVTANQLLIKAVNAKESIAWKQDYFMFNKESLLSIMRKISRWYDVDVIYETEMLKSQRFSGTVSRFKNLAELLEKLELTGPVKFKITDKKIIVMPD
- a CDS encoding RNA polymerase sigma-70 factor, which encodes MLNDFTYKNLNDNELYDCLTQDNEEALTILYNRYWKRMIYKAALKLDSDTDAEEVVQDTFMDIWNSRHRIKIQYSFQTYIAAIVKYKVMAKLAANKKIPYEATDNVYQLQVPDHSTQQWLQFSDLQTEIESVVQMLPEKCQIVFRMSREDGLSDRKIAEELNISQKTVEAHISKALKYLRNTIRFIRSASFFNLSPGSFIFFTAN